The DNA window atttggatttgatttatcatattagtattttcagtttatctgttgcctattttatttggcgtttgcgtttaattaaaatgcgagactgttaagataaaacataaaaaaaaacacagtttctgcataattcggaagttcatttccgaagacaccccccatgaggtgttttcggaagttcatctccgaagacaccccccatgaggtgttttcagagatgcacttccgaattgtggaaatttaaaaaaaaaatgcttcggaagttcatttccgaagcaagggtattttgggatttccgCTAggagtgacccccatagggaggtggctaaagaaattatCTAAATATTAGATTAAAAATGTCTGAGTTTAAACTTGcgacattaatatatatatatatatatatatatatatatatatatatatatatatatatagtgagagatttttaaatgagaggatgagaggaataaatatcaacctttagattcatcaagagagagaaattaatagccacattaatgtattaacattctgtctcttgatgaatctaaaggttgatatttattcctctcatctctcatttaaaaatgctctcacttgatatgctccatatatatatatatatatatatatatatatatatatatatatatatatatatatatatatatatatatatatatataagtgtaaGTGATTAAAGAAGAAAATTTAGATACAACTTTTTAGGTATAAAGTTtactattttttaatgaaaatataagCATGCAGTTTTCTTCTATTTCACTTCCTAAACAATATTTAAGTAGATTTGTCAAATTTttgttgaaaaatattaaaaatcacattTAAGGAATTTTATCTAAGTTTTCTCTATTATTAAATTTGACATCGAATAGAGAAATGTTCCACCCATTCATTTCTTTAAAATTTTGGGTGAATATGTTGTCGAGATATACTTGGTCATGAATGTTTAGTCCACTCGTATTTCTGGCGATCTCCGGACTCCCCAACAAGTAATATCAAAACCTGGTTAGTCTTAGTTAAGGAGCGAATTGACATCCGAGCGTGGATCAATGCTAATGCTGATGTGGGTGACTCACACTTGTGCTGGAGATTGTTGGAATTCAAATGTGAGTGATTAAGTCCCTTATcgattaaaaatgaattttttttggatATATAAGATAAATGACCTATACATTCATCCTCTTAAATCTTGGATGAATACAAACTATCAAGATCCTTTAGATCCTAAAAGTTTATCTAAGTAACACTTTCGAGATTCTCAAACTCTCCGATAAATAGTTCATTTAAGTCAACGAGTGACTTTATCTAATTTCACTTGAATTTTGTATCATCAAAATTTAACCATAAATTTTAAGAttgtttaagaattgaattttggACTTTAAAATGTGTgggattttaataattattattaattatttgtcaATAAAAAAAATCTACTACACAATGAGAAGTTACTCTTCTCTTTAACTCAACCATTTACGAATGctaatttcttttgtatataaaaataatttcattATATATAGTCCCTTAGTTTACAAATAAGAATTTATAAACTACTCCATCCGTcctaaattataagagaaaaaataaaatcacgtttattaagaaaaataaaaacacaatcatttgacttatgatttttttgaaataaagtgttttagtagatgtaaaaaaaaatttaattggttgttgtttatacaaatgatgagagagaatgcaagttaaatgcaatttgaaagaaatgaaagatgattttttctcttatattttggaacaacaaaaatgtatattttttttcttatattttagaACGGAGCGagtattttgatttgattttttttattatttgaatacTTTCTAGTAATTAAAGAGGTTGTActgtttaaaaaatttattgagcTAAATAAAGAGGTTTTTACAAATACCAAACCAAATTTTTATGAAGAATTTATTGAGCTAAATAGTCAATTTAAAGAGGTTGTACTGTTTCAACTAACTGATGTAATTTGACAGAACTAAACTAGGTGGACAGTTATTGGGTAGTAGTAGTAATTGCAtacaaattattattataattaatttagctTTATGCCTTTGCTGCTTAATTAAATAACACATAACTGCATCACCACTCCTCACTCCTAATCTCAATTCCAACCTTCTACTCCTACCTGCTTTTTGATTACTAGTTTCAACCTTTAAGCACTTTTTTAGATACTTCCATTCCACCCTTTAGCTTCTACATCAcaccaataaattaaaaaaactcattttAATTATGTGTGTTGATTAAATATTAATTACTTTTTTTTGTATGGTTATGCAAGGTGAGTTGAGTTGGGGTTAACCTTTATTTCACGCTTAAGGTTGGACACCTGTTTTTCCAAACCATGAAAGCTAACTCACGTAATCATATTGGTTTCGTGAAGTTGAAGCGTGTTAATCAATGTCAAAAGAAATGCCCACCAATTGCAAATTAGTTTAGATTTTGATTAAATTAACGGAGCAAAATCTTATACAATTGTTTGGTCTCGTGTGTCATAAAAATTTAAATGTTGACTAAAAATTTGTATAAATTAGTTTAAATGTTGACTAAAAATTTGATTAACAGAGCAAAATCTTATACAAACTAGTTTAAATGTTGACTAAAAATTTGTACTATTTACTTCCACTTAAGTAGGTGGGATACAGATGGTCACAATAAAACTACATAAGTGGAAACTATACTTTATAGTATAAAtatgggttaatagtagtttatcctctgtaatatgagcgtgttttggtttaccTCCTACCGTTGCTAAAGGCAGGTTTTAccaacggtttttttgaaaaaaccgttgccaaaaggtagggagagGAAAAAGCAAAATTAGCTAACATTAcagggtgaattactattaaccctataaATAATGAGGCACATCTGGACTTTGAGCTCTACTACGACACCATAAGTTAACATTTTTGTCAAAAATTGACAGTAGAAACCAAATAGTATAACAAAAGTGAAGTTAAGAGACTAACTTTTAGTTAAATAATCAAAGTAgaatattaaattaagtttagaaATTAAAATGTGTATTAAGTCTAATCTGATATATTTAATcttgatttataaatattaaatttaaattttttaaattttatttaattaaataaattacacTTAAGTAGTTAAAAAACTATGAAATTCATATTTATTAGAAAACAAATATAGTctacttaaaaaataaataaaatagactatttaaaatctttaatatgaaacatatttttaaataaattttcagATTATATTAGACATTTTAAAAAGTCAGATTAAGAAAATGTTTATGATACACTATAGACTAAATTCAATCTTTAAAGTTTTTATCGTAAGCCTATCTCAAATcttctaaaattcaatttaatcttaactTTTTTTATCtccaaaaaataattttgttgtcCTGTGATCCTCTTGGACTCCCGAGAATAAAAATATGCATAGGGGATTTATATATATGTATCACTCGTGTGACACATTATATAAATAGTTATTATTAAAGGTTACTTAGACAATACTAATAACCACTCATTAAAGGACAATTCATGGTTTAACTAATCCACATTTTAATTAAGCTTCTAGAAGTAGACATGATATGACAGTTGGAACTTTTGGTGTTAAATTTTCTAGATACTTACCACAAAGCTTGATAAAGTTTTCAACAACTTATTGTATTGAAGTACGTTTCACTTTTCCATGAGCAAGATATCATGACCAATAAATGAAATCCAAATGCTAGTATTAATTTCACAAATTCATGAGAGTTGTAGCATTACATCAACTTGACCAATACAAATTCCTTATAGTACTCTCTCACCTATCAATGAGTTTTATTCCCCACAAAAAGGGTCTCAAATTAGGaccataaaatttaattatttacaaTTAAACATTAATTTATTCACACTTAGGGTCAACTAATCCCTTATTAATTTTCcttatatgattaaaataaattatatatttttatttatttatgtccaTCTAGCAAAAGAGTTATTGCTattttgtaaaagaaaaattGTAATAAAACTTTTTATGAGGGAACCAAATTAAACACACAAATTATATGAAACAAACAAAGATGTAAATTTTCTCTAACAGAACACATGCACTTGTTGACTAGTACTATTCCTCACCTGCACATTTCAAGAATATTATTCCAATGTTTGGAGTTTATTATATGTCTCTATTACCTTATATAAATCATACATGAAACATGTTATAAAATAACAACAAAGATGCTAATCTCCAACCACATTGGTGGTTGAACCCACCCCACCCCAATTCACACTCCCTTGCCACTAAAACCCATCAAGTTCTATTTTTCAAAGTCTTGCTAAGAGTATGATACAAAACAAGGAATTAATCCAATCTTAATTACCCTTTGATCTATACCTAACCTAGACTCTTAAACATCTATTAACTTTCACTTTCACCAATATAAGTCAACATCAAAACATTTTCTTTATTCTATATTATTACGATAAAATATCCATTGAATTTTACTAAAGactaatcttcaaaaaaaatattCGAGCGATCTACAAAATAGCAGAGGATCTAATAGACCTCTAATAGTAGATATTTGATAACACATAACAGAAATTTCATATCAGATTGTCTGACCGATCATTAACATAATTCtgatatttattgaaattttgAGATTAACCAAACTCGTTCAAACAAAACCGATTTATAAGAGAATGATTATTTTTCCTCATAAATACGCACGCAGACCCCGTATATTGTTTGAAGTGAGACTCTTataaaaattttctaaaagaaacttatatattaaattttccaCTTGGCACAAAGTAATCAATAGCCAACTAAGCAGCAAAAGCACCACCCAAAATTGAACACGTCCTAAACTCCCCTTTGAAGTAACACTCACTCTCCTCAAAAAGAAAATAGCTTCAACTAATTAAGTAAACCAACCAATAAAATTAACTCTTTCAAAACTAAATTCAAAGTGTGCCCATTTTTTCTTCTATTATATAAAGGCCGCAATATCAAACCAAAACctcaaaacaaaaaaacagaaCAGAAACCAAAATGGAGATGGAGTGGACAAGAGGCAACATCATCGGACAAGGCTCATCCGCCACTGTCTACCTTGCCATCTCTCCCCTCTCCTCCGATGTCTCCGCTGTTAAATCAGCGGAAACATCGACTTCAACATCGGTTTCAAACTCCAAACAACTCCAGAGAGAACAGAGAATTTTGTCTTCTCTGTCCTCTCCCTACATAGTTACATACAAAGGTTGCAATTTCACAAAGGAGAATCACAAGAGTTGGTTCAACCTCTTCATGGAGTATATGCCGTTTGGAAATCTCTCCGAGGAGACGCGACGAAACGGCGGCCGGCTTAACGAGCCGATGATGGCACACTACACAAGACAGATTGTGGAAGGACTAGAGTACTTGCATTCAAAAGGTGTTGTGCATTGTGATATCAAAGGTAGTAACATATTGGTTGGTGAAAAAGGAGTTAAAATCGGAGACTTTGGTTGCgcaaagatggttgatgaaattGGGCTGATCGCCGGAACTCCGATGTATATGTCGCCGGAAGCAGCGCGAGGTGAAGAACAAGGGTATCCTTGTGATGTTTGGTCGCTTGGTTGTACTGTTATTGAAATGGCAACTGGTTTTTCACCTTGGTCCAATGTGGATGACCCTGTTAATGTTCTGTTTCGTGTTGCGTATTCCGATGAAGTTCCGACGATTCCGTGTTTTCTTTCGGAACAAGCAAAGGATTTCTTGAGAAAGTGTTTTGTAAGGGATCCTAAGGAGAGATGGAGTTGTGGTCAGTTGTTGAAGCATCCGTTTCTTGAGAAAATTCAAGAGTTTGATTCGTGTTCGCCGACTAGTATTCTCGAACAAGGCTTTTGGAATTGCGAAGAGGATTCGGAAAGTTTGGTTTTTGATGATTTGGGTAAGATTGGTTTTGAGAATTGTGCTGTTGATAGGATCAAAAAGCTTGCTTTGTGTTCAAGGGATCCATGTTGGAAATTGGGTGATGAAAATTGGATTATAGCTAGAGGAAATGATGCAGATGAGTCTTCAATTAGTGATGTTAATGATAGGATTAGTAGTGATTATTTTTGTGAGGATTATACTAATTGTTTGATTAGTGATGTTAGTTTTGTAGTTAATAGTTTTGATTTTGAGAGAGGCATTGGGAAGTTACTGATGCCAAATTCATCATTAGATTGGTTATAATTCAGTtattgaagattttttttttgtatgatttgGAATTTTTATATGACAAACTTGCAATTAGAATTTATGTTGCAGTTAATGTTTTATCACTTTATGGTTTTTTTTGGTCACAAGCCTAACTAAATTTATGTTTGGTGGGTTTTGATATTGTATGTTGGGTTTAATTGCATTGACAGATtgcaaaaattgaaaattttaaaggctgaaaaatgtaaaattaaaaaatgcaacCAAAAGGGAGAGTGAAATTTAGAACATGCAAGGCTGGACTGGCCCTAGCTGCTACCTGAGTTTTTAACTGCTAACTTCTCTTCTGTTTTTTATCTGTCATTGGTTGGCTTTGGTGGACAAGAAGCTAAGACACACCAAGGTTAATATAATGTCTCTCATTTTCTTATGTGTCTTTTGGTGGGTCCGCAATATGAAACACGGACATAGACACAGACAGAACACAGACAGACACCGTATATGTGATTGTGTCATTTGATGTGGCAAGTAATATGAAACTAACATACACTAGATACAGGGGCGGTTCCATGGTTCAGCTAGTCCGGATATGcgtccgggctcaacccctatttttttTGTATTCCCCTCAATTTAATAGCCGATTTTTAGACAAAACCAGAGACAAAATTAATACAAACAgaatgtgaaaattaaaacagatgaataatcaatgATGTAAAGTTTTTGTTCGGACTATCTAAAATTTCTGAATCCGCTACTAATTATATATGTGATTGTGTCTGACAAATGTCTAGTTAAACCCTGAACACGCCCTCAATATAAAATGTATGTGCTACATAATTACTGTCactattttgtttttgttattgttcATGGGTGCCTGATAGATGAAGTTGGACCATCTTGTAACAAACAAGTATTGATAAAACGTGTAGATGTTTAGCAAATAAGCAACAAATTTTGGGCTTTGTGGATTTCTGTCGAATTCCATATATATGCATTGAGATCAATACTAGTAGTAGTAACATCAATAATTAAGAAAAGACATGTGGGTTCAGACTACAAAGATCGGTACTAACGGATTAAAGTATATTCTATTGTCTAAATGGTAAGAGATTGGATTTCAGAAACGTATTGATTAGATTTTCTTGGATACTAactagaaaataaatataataaaactttGATCATTTTAAAGACATTGTAAAAATTTACACTTCGATCCAATGAAATGGGTATTCCTAAAGTTTTTTTCGGATCTAACCCAAAAAAAGAGAGTGTATATATGAACTTTTTTGAGAAATACAATAAAAGGTACATGAAATTGGGCTATGCAACTCACAAGAAGAACGCATCAAGACTTAGCAACAAGTTCGGTGAAGAATGGCGTGCGAAGAATGGTGAGAGGACCAACTATAACCTCACTCAAATATGGAACGTGTAATTCATATTTACTGTCAGCTTGTTATCATCAGATCTAATTAGATAATGTTGTATGTGAAATGCAAGAATAAGGGAAACAGTTTCAACCACCTCAGTTATATAAAATTCTGCATGAGCCGAGATCCGAGTATTCTATTCATTCTCAAACTTAAACTAATTCTTACTCATTCATTGACCTGAGCATCAGAGTGCTAATTTTGAAGATCCAGCTTGCTCAGCTGCATCGGAAGCACAATCCACCACATCTAAACCATATGTTACTCTATCATCAACTATTTATGATTCTTGAACGGAACAGTGACGTTTTTTATGAGAACTCGAAGTTCGCACAATGCTCCTTAACCTCAACTAGGGGGAACTGTTTCGGACAGACCAAAATAATCATACATTTCTTGGGAATCGAGGTTAAGGATAATTTATATGCAACACCAACACAATTCAACCGAACGAGACTCCTTTTCTCAAGGACAACGTTGTGAGGGTTCTCACACCCAAAATGGAAAATAACTCGTAGCCGTAGTGGTGTGAACTTTAGGTCGACTAGAAAAAATATCCCTCAAAGGAGACGCAATGATGCCCTCCCTACTGGGAGCATAGACTCTTGGAAGGAACTCCGTGACTCTTTTACTGATCAATTTAGTGTTTGAAAGTGGAGGCCCACTACGATAGTCGTACTCAGTGCGATTCAACAAAAGAAGTAAGAGACCATGCATGAGTACATtaatcaatttacaaaagtagAGGTGGAAGTAGGGGACAAACAAATAATTAATGTGTTGGATATTCAAAAGGGATAAAGATCAGACTACATGTTCTGCGAGAAGCTAGGGCTATAAAGAGACTGTAGCTTATATGATCTCTTAACTAGGGTCTAGCCCTACGTTAATGATAAAGattaaaagaaatatatacaacaatggGGAAATCACCCAAATCCCAACAAGAAAAGCATCATAGAAAAGGGAGTAGACAAGCAAAACCCCAACCTTGTTGTCTCAAAAATGGAAAGCTAACCCAACTTCCCTGGTTGATTTCCTAGCCTTTTCACTCCAAAAATTGCTTTTGATGAAGTTAGAATTTAAAAGACCCCAAAACGCTAACCTAAAAATGTGTTCTAAAACTCTATATACAAGTTTCTGCCCAGATAAATTTGGCCGACGCTTACCAAATTCGCCCGGCAAATTTTCACTTTATTCCCAAAATGCAACACAAAAGCAGGAAAAATTGCCCCGAGTTCGCCCAGCGACAAAGGGGTGCTCAAATCGCTCCGAGCTCGTCTGGAGAATTTGACAGCAATGAGAAAAATAATTTCTTGCTTtcaccataactcgagaaccgtaaatCTGATTTATGCATTcaaaagcgttggaaagcttattcaattttcaATCTAACAATGACTAAATACCGACTAAATTGTTGATTTTCCTCTTCTTTTATTTGAGTCTTATTCTTGATGAATTGCTCAAAATCACATCTTTGAAGTTGTGCCTTTGGCTCTTATTGCTCAATGCTTCAACCatgcatgaatacctacaaaataGATGAAAAACTATAAAACAATACAATATTTACACGAAGACACGATTATACGCAATATATACTTATTTACATACAAGTTGAGGTTTATTCGAAGGATTTCAACAAAATAAGTTGATAAGTGCACAAAACTACACACAAatttaactacaatttggcacttatcatgtATCCAATATATAATAAACCCATTTATGAGATTCTTATATAGCTCAAACACCCCTACCCTCCGGATCTAGCCATTCCAAGGGTGTATGTGGTGGATCCTAGAGACATCCACCTCAATGCAAGCCAATCCTCAGGGGTAGGGACGAAGATTCTACCTTTGGTCGGAGAACGATCCTCTATGACGTGGAGCACAATACAAAAGTACTATCATATCATGTCGATTTCACCTATCTCAGACATCTCCCTGAGAAACACAAGCAAATCGCCAAACGTGATATTCACATCAATACAAGCAAatacaacaataaaaaaatgatAGCTAACATTATTCAATTCGCTAAGTCACGAATCACGAAGCAGGAAATTTTTGGAGGCATATTTTCCATTTCATTACAATAAAATGAACTGTTCTCTTCATAAAGAAAGCACTTAAGGCTCTCACGCCCAAAATAGAAATCATGCTGTAGCCGATGAATGTTGGTAGTCCAGCTTAAACATTTAAACTTCGCGGGGTAAAAGGTCAAGCCCATAAGTTACAACAATTTGTAAACATGGAATTATGATAAAGCAAAGTCAGGCACAAAAGCTTTAAAAAGAGAATGAAACTTTAATTATCGAGGTAAATATTtccattataaaataaatatcattacaCCCAAGGCACAAAAATCCTGGGAAGAACcgcaagaaattaaaataatacaaagcaaaagaaaatcaAGCCGAAGCATTTAAAGTCGAGGTACTTGAACCACCTGCGTGAGTCACCCTGGGAGTATACTTAAACGGATCCAATGCTTTGGAATAAATTACAGCATCATGGAAGAACCTCCTTGCTTGTTTTACAACTACTCATCGACTCCGAGCACGTCCTACATAGTTTGTTAAAGAGAGTCACTGAGTGCCCGCTTCAAACTTGCCACCTCATCCTAGAGAGCTTTCAAGGCCTCTACATGGGTCTCGGTTTCCTAAAGAAGAACTTTTCAATGCTCCTCCACCTGACGAGTCTTCTCCTTAACAGAAGTAGAAACAACCTTGTACCACTTCTTTACATCCTATGAAGAATCCTACAGATCAGTCACATGGGTGGCCAATAAAGGGTGAACCATTTATTTCTATCACCTCATGTAAAAGTTCGCGGTTTTAACTTCCTCATGTAACACAATAAGCTTCTTTTGGAAATTAATGTGCCTCAATTTCATAACTTCGACATCCCTTTCCAGGTATCCCTTTCTTGGGAGGGATTTCCCGAGGCCAAGAAATATCCCCGTTTAGCATAAACAATAAAGAAGATAGAAGTAGCTTTAAATATGTTGTGAGAAAGTTGAGAATCCATTCATCTTATCCTCCTGAAggatattttagaagaaggatgAATACGACATCAAATAATAATGGAAGCCTGTTCAAGAGTGCTGGGAAGCCGAGAATATAATACATCTAGTATCTTTATGAATGGAATTATCTCCTCTGAAGCAATGTCCTTAACAACCTGAGTCCATTTTGGAGAACCTTCAGTTAAGGGGGATTGTAGTTCCTCAACTTGGGCCCTCTTTATTGAAATTGGAGATGGGGTTGATTCTTCCACTGAAAAAGTGGTTGCAACATCCACAAGTTGATCCACCTCAAGAGCGGGAGTAGAAATCTCTACGGTCGGTTAGGAGAGGGGATCAAAATTGGATTAATGGTGGCCTGAGGAAGAGGTGTAGAAGTGATAGTCCCAATATTCACCACAACCCGAATACCTTAAGCATCAGCAAGGCTATAGAACATATTCAACTTTCTTACTTTGTCCATGCTATTTACAAAATCCAATTATGCATGTAAAAAAAAGCATGAAGACTCTGCTCTCACAAAAAATATTCCTCCTCTCCTCTTGGATAATTGTCCTCAAGATAACATTAGTATCAATTAGCCTTTTGTCACTTCGGTGGAGGACACCTCACTGGGTCCGAATCCATCCTCTTAGCCGAGACCTTGAAACCAAAATTGCATTTTCTCCTTCATTATCACCTTGGTACATTAGAAGCGAGCATTCTGGTTAAAATATATCTTGGAAAAATATGTTAGGTACAAAACCCAACAGAAGCGAGGAGATTTGGCTAGGagataaaagaaagaaaagtggGCCTAGAGGGTGAGAGGCTTCACCAATAAAAAACGTCCCAAAAAAATACCCTAGTCCAGAGTAAAGGGGCTGAACCAAGGGTGGACCGGATGAAAGTAAATAAGCTCATGGTAACAAAAATTATCCAGGGAAGTATGTCTCTGATGGAAAAGATGAAAGAGTAAGCTAAGAGAGGGCTTCCAGGATTTATGC is part of the Vicia villosa cultivar HV-30 ecotype Madison, WI linkage group LG2, Vvil1.0, whole genome shotgun sequence genome and encodes:
- the LOC131647851 gene encoding mitogen-activated protein kinase kinase kinase 17-like, which gives rise to MEMEWTRGNIIGQGSSATVYLAISPLSSDVSAVKSAETSTSTSVSNSKQLQREQRILSSLSSPYIVTYKGCNFTKENHKSWFNLFMEYMPFGNLSEETRRNGGRLNEPMMAHYTRQIVEGLEYLHSKGVVHCDIKGSNILVGEKGVKIGDFGCAKMVDEIGLIAGTPMYMSPEAARGEEQGYPCDVWSLGCTVIEMATGFSPWSNVDDPVNVLFRVAYSDEVPTIPCFLSEQAKDFLRKCFVRDPKERWSCGQLLKHPFLEKIQEFDSCSPTSILEQGFWNCEEDSESLVFDDLGKIGFENCAVDRIKKLALCSRDPCWKLGDENWIIARGNDADESSISDVNDRISSDYFCEDYTNCLISDVSFVVNSFDFERGIGKLLMPNSSLDWL